A region of the Melanotaenia boesemani isolate fMelBoe1 chromosome 6, fMelBoe1.pri, whole genome shotgun sequence genome:
AGCATTTTATAGTAGCAAAGGCATTTAGCATTAGGAAGCATTTACTGGCAGCAGGTATCAGAACTGCAGTTGCATAACACCAGGAAGCAGCCGGACTTTTAGACATGCTGAAAAGGCAACAGGATAAGCTGGCTGACATTTAGAAAACACCACACCCACGCTTATCAGCCCTATGAAGTGTTTCAATACTGATTTCAAAAAGCACACATGCTTCAAATTGCTTCAAGAACAGTTAGCATTATCTAAATTTAGTAGACCTGAAGCCAAAGTGGGCTGTCTCTGCAAACAATAAAGCTCATTTTCGTTGCTGCATCTGTTTGTGTCcctattcattttttttcagggACCGTGAATGCCTGACCAAAGAACATTAACTGTCTCAATACATTTCAATCTTTGGACAGTGCTTTTAAAAAGACCAAACAAAGCTTGACATTagacttaataaaataaacagctggTACCTGGAAGGAGTGAATCATTAGGTCCAAGTTGTCAGCAGCTtgtcttgttgttgtttgacCGACGTTACGGGCAGCAGGAGAGACGTAGTTTTATAACAGTACATTAAAATAGCATATTTTATGTTAGACTGACTTGAAAATAACAGGTGTTCGTTGGAAATATTCCCGCAGTGGAAGCAGCAGAGGGCGACAGGTGTGCACAGATTGAACGCGTCGTCTTCACATGAGGGTGCGCTTGATAGGCTGCACGTCACAGCCCGTGTGGACTTGTCAAGGCTCAGGCGTTTTTccattttaagttttattgaGCAATAATGAACAAACTAATTAAATTCGCTTTGTTATTAAGACTTCCTGTCTGACAGACGTACAGTCTGACTCCACCAAGCTTATAAAAACAACTATCACCGCATAGTTCTAGTGTTCCCAGAAACGTTGAGTCTATTTGTTTGacctaaagcaggggtgtccagctccggtcctcgagggccacaatcctgcaggttttcgatgtgtctctgctccaaaaccacctgactcaaattaatgagtcattgtgcaaaagtTATTAGGCTgctggatctatttaatttgagtcatgtgtgttaaaacaagaaacactgaaaacctacaggacagcgtccctcgaggactgactttggacacccctgacctAAAGCGTATATGAGAAATATAAGAAATTACAAATGTCACTAGGGTGATTGTCCATGCTTCCTTTCGTTTGTCTGACATTATTAATACAAATAGTAGATTAATTCAGCTTGAATtagtaatttagtcatttcctTTGTTGAAGTTCTACAAACATTTACCAAAAATAGACCTATTTAAATGGGTTTACTGTACATATATCTGAGCCCCAGACCAGACTATATGTGTTTAATCaaacaaatcattttcatttaacagtataactcagttttttttgtttgagttttGATTTTTCTGTACAGTCATCAATTCAACAAACAGTGCTTTGCCCTTATTATTGCTTTCATTGTTCAATtattgcatgcacacacatacacacaaacactattTCTGACGTTAAGCACCATATATTTTAATAGATCGATTACTCCAAAAGTCCTTCAGCTTGCATACTAATACTTCACTATGCCCACAAGGGAAAATGAGCCATTAAGACATCTCTTGGTTCAGTTATGTGtagtcagttaaaaaaataacataagatGCTACAGAGAAAGTGCAATATTTCAAAGTTCAGCTCCGTCAGAGCCAATAATATCAAATGTGGCatcatggctttttttttttttttttttttttttttttttactgttccaCAAGTCACTTTGTATCAAACACAGGCTCTCAAGCTTCAAGGACACCAGGCCCACCAAAAGGTCTATGTAGTTCCTCAGAGCTTACAGTGTTTCCCTTGTAGCCTTATGCATCTCAGTAGTAATGCACTCTTCCAATAGTCCCAGTTCCCGACCCCAGGATATCAGGCTGGCCGTTCCTCCAGATCTCCCGTATGATGCGTTCTCTCTCCTCCAGCCGCTGCGCACGCTCCAACTCCTCAGCTGAAGTGAATACGTTCACACTCAGAGTCCCATCCACCTGGCTGGTATGATTACCAACAGGGATTTCAGTGCTGGGCAACAAGACGGGCACCTCTACATCTTCcacctcttcatcttcatcatcatcactctcctcatcctccacactGATTTCCTTGAGGTGTTTCTTCTCAGTCGTGGAGGGGTCCACATTGGTCCGTGGTTTACAGGAGATGCGGATGACCAGGAGGCAGAGCGTCAGCACCAGGCCGAAACACACTCCAAGCACAAAATAAAGGCCAAAACTTTCTGGATTTGCTaaagaaaggagacaaacaaACAGTTTTGAGTGTGTCTCTCTGCATCATGAACATTGTTCTATGTTAAGTTTATCTTACCTTTGATGTGTGCAAATGCAGCTATGCTGTTGCTTAGGAGGTCCATCTCTTTTTTCTTGACATCCATGGTGATTCTTACGTCACTTTTTCACTCCTGAAAAATAGAAAGCATACGCCCCACCATATTCAATTTGACTTTACCACATAATACAACTGGACACCCAACCAAAGCTCCTCCATGTGTTTAAAATCTTTGAAATATTTCTCCAAATGCTCTTCCTCCAGTGTTGTATTAAGCGCAGTGCCTGAATGTCAAACCCACTGACTTCTTCGTATGCCTCTGGGTGGGTGGGACGAGGCCTCCAAGTCTCCAACAAAAGCTTCTCTGTGTCCGTCTTAAGTACTGCCTTCATCTGGGATCTTCATAATGCACTTGGCACATggctctgtctttctctctgaaCCATGGCAACCCTCTATAAATGAGGTCAAGAGTCAGTTTTCCAAGTGGTCACAAAGGACTCCTTCCTGTCAGATGGGACTCCTGAATCAATTTGTGAAGCCCAGAGGAAAAAGCCAGTGTGTTGTATTGTTTGGATGCTGTGTCCTTGACATTTAGTGGTCTATCATCCTGACATCCTGTGAGTCTGATGACCTCTATTGTGTCTGTATCCATTCCTACGCAGTCATAACTTCTACAACTCCCTTGTACCATGTGGTTGGGGTTTTTATTCTttgaaggtgtttttttttttttttttttttttagaaatactTCTCTGTAGTCCTTAATGCAACCCTGATGCTAAATCCTCACACAGTAGTTTTTGTCTTCAGCAGAAACAAAGCCGTTTGTCATCTAAAAGAAAACGTTTGTTGGTTTTTTCCTGCATGGAACATCACAGCAGGGTCATGTTGTGCTGCCTGGTCTTTCTGTGATTCCTTCATTAAACTTTGCAGCTCCTGCCCTCCTTCACCAAGTGGGATTTCCCTGCTGACTCTAGCTTTTTTCTGAGCTTTGCCAATTCATTAACAGTTCCCATCTCCCTAACCTAATGACATCATATTGTAGCATTTAAGTGGGACCAGAAAACAGGCCAGTTCAAACCACAGGTGTTAAATCCTTCCAAACTAATGTTGGCACCATCCctctttaaaatgtgctttgtgTTTTGGCCGGCTGTGGAAAAGACATTCTCTTCATGTCAAATGGTGACGAACTCCGAAGACCTACCTCTCCAACATGTGTGCACTGTTCTCTAAGTTAAACCACATGTAACTGTTCCTATGTACCGGTCATATGGATGTCCTCAAATTGCACAAACcac
Encoded here:
- the eva1ba gene encoding eva-1 homolog Ba produces the protein MDVKKKEMDLLSNSIAAFAHIKANPESFGLYFVLGVCFGLVLTLCLLVIRISCKPRTNVDPSTTEKKHLKEISVEDEESDDDEDEEVEDVEVPVLLPSTEIPVGNHTSQVDGTLSVNVFTSAEELERAQRLEERERIIREIWRNGQPDILGSGTGTIGRVHYY